The Aureispira anguillae genome contains a region encoding:
- a CDS encoding CHAT domain-containing protein, which translates to MKLIVLIFIFFSPNILFSQKEASPRAKLAALQKMLASNPPTPIHKALNAFEQNELPKLTPNSIEQQIYHSIKANYLGLEESYAEAILHIRKALQIAKLYSDSIQPSIYTHWVARSSYEQIGHYDKAIKQGKKLIVFYNKDRLNQTLELANNYQKIGIFYKEKTQTNRAIEYFNKALAIYQNSPQTTPLHLARLYRSFSMGYFKAGDYTQQLHYIKKALVICKKDSSHTSRRLEISLLNNLAGHYLQVGQTDQGLSIYHEYIAATTKEHGAISTITAMAYMNLAIAYAQLNDLATSETYFRKSIAIKTRIFGSHNPNVALAYGNLTILLNMMGRHDDALIASQQSFIANTLNYKDTTPLVDLLPIIAKYKILDPINAIGNLNNRTMAFQHLYKKNKDIANLKHAHQTVLAQIAILDQAKNKLSDQDKLKILNKNFMPFTIGIKLAHQLYELTQDRKYLEDGFQLAERSRDATLTSALSSKRALNFGGIPDSLIQKENQLKKAISKLDKKILEVNKKRKPPYELQEALFAKKRALEVLIQKLEKDYPLYYQLKYKNHIASVQEIQQIILDQQATLIAYYIQFPDVYIWSATQQTANFQRIQLDSNYTKDIQAFRKVLTDLKYVQANATIANQTYDKLSHKFYTTLLKPVLQNSSNEHLIIIPDHLLGHLPFEAFTASIKEDHSVDYQHKNYLIHDYEIQYSYSGTLLLQNKQQYDTQAKQVELLAVAADYKNKVVTQKNRSEEDLMFRRNLKPLPAAVNEVKALEKVTKGIFLYDQQANETLFKKHLPHYGLIHLAMHGILNKKNPIASSLAFTEDGAQTEDNFLHAFEISNLPLNAQLVVLSACETGFGKFEKGEGIMSLARSFMHAGVPSLVVSLWQVNDYSTSEIMRFFYTELKKGKSKSAALRSAKLTYLKQRNGIAAHPALWAPFIQLGNQEPLTLSAFQLFSFVNGLLLLFFGIIIVFLARLFLRKKV; encoded by the coding sequence ATGAAATTAATAGTACTAATTTTTATATTTTTCTCCCCCAATATTCTATTTTCCCAAAAAGAAGCATCTCCACGTGCTAAGTTAGCTGCGCTACAAAAAATGTTAGCGAGCAATCCACCAACTCCCATCCATAAAGCCTTAAACGCATTTGAGCAAAATGAACTCCCAAAACTAACTCCTAATAGCATTGAACAACAAATTTATCATTCGATCAAAGCAAATTATCTAGGACTAGAAGAATCTTATGCTGAAGCAATTCTACATATTCGTAAAGCCTTACAGATTGCTAAACTTTATAGCGATTCTATTCAGCCATCCATTTATACACATTGGGTTGCAAGATCTTCTTATGAGCAAATTGGGCATTACGATAAAGCAATAAAACAAGGAAAAAAACTGATTGTTTTTTACAATAAAGATCGTTTAAACCAAACCTTGGAACTGGCTAATAATTATCAAAAAATAGGCATTTTTTACAAAGAGAAAACGCAAACCAACAGAGCGATTGAATATTTTAACAAGGCCTTAGCGATTTATCAAAATAGCCCCCAAACCACCCCGCTTCATCTAGCTCGATTGTATCGATCATTTTCAATGGGCTATTTTAAAGCTGGAGATTATACTCAACAATTGCATTACATCAAAAAGGCGCTTGTCATTTGCAAAAAAGACAGTAGCCACACCAGCCGCCGCCTAGAAATTTCATTGCTCAATAATTTGGCAGGTCATTATCTCCAAGTTGGGCAAACAGATCAAGGATTGAGCATCTATCATGAATATATAGCCGCAACTACCAAAGAACATGGTGCGATTAGTACGATAACAGCGATGGCTTATATGAATTTAGCCATTGCTTATGCACAGCTCAATGACTTAGCTACTTCGGAAACTTATTTTAGAAAATCAATCGCTATCAAAACTCGTATTTTTGGTTCTCACAACCCCAATGTTGCCCTGGCTTATGGCAATTTAACGATTTTGCTCAATATGATGGGGCGTCACGATGATGCTTTAATCGCTAGTCAACAGAGCTTTATCGCCAACACGTTAAATTACAAAGATACAACTCCCTTAGTAGATCTACTACCAATCATAGCTAAATACAAAATATTAGATCCAATTAATGCAATTGGAAATTTAAATAACCGCACGATGGCATTCCAACACTTGTACAAAAAAAACAAGGACATTGCCAATCTAAAACATGCACATCAAACTGTTTTAGCCCAAATAGCTATTTTGGATCAAGCCAAAAATAAATTGAGCGACCAAGACAAACTAAAGATTCTAAACAAAAATTTTATGCCCTTTACCATAGGGATTAAACTCGCTCACCAATTGTATGAATTGACGCAGGACAGAAAATATTTAGAGGATGGTTTTCAATTGGCAGAACGCAGTCGAGATGCGACCTTAACGAGTGCCCTTAGTTCTAAAAGAGCTCTTAATTTTGGAGGTATTCCAGACAGTCTAATCCAAAAAGAAAACCAACTCAAAAAAGCCATTAGCAAATTAGATAAAAAAATACTAGAGGTTAACAAGAAGCGAAAGCCCCCCTATGAACTTCAAGAAGCATTGTTTGCTAAGAAGCGAGCATTAGAGGTTTTGATCCAAAAACTCGAAAAAGATTACCCTTTGTATTATCAATTAAAATACAAAAATCATATTGCTTCTGTCCAAGAAATCCAACAAATCATATTAGACCAACAAGCCACCCTTATTGCCTATTATATTCAATTTCCAGATGTTTACATCTGGAGTGCAACGCAACAAACAGCTAATTTTCAACGCATTCAATTAGATAGCAATTACACCAAGGATATTCAAGCATTTAGAAAAGTACTAACGGACTTGAAGTATGTACAAGCCAATGCTACCATTGCCAACCAAACCTATGATAAGCTTTCCCACAAATTTTATACAACGCTCCTTAAACCAGTACTCCAAAACAGCTCTAATGAGCACTTAATTATTATCCCCGATCATTTGTTAGGTCACTTGCCTTTTGAAGCGTTTACCGCTTCGATCAAAGAAGACCATTCTGTTGATTACCAGCATAAAAACTACCTGATCCACGATTATGAAATTCAATACTCTTATTCGGGTACTTTATTATTACAAAATAAACAGCAGTACGATACACAAGCCAAGCAAGTAGAACTATTGGCTGTTGCTGCCGATTATAAAAACAAGGTGGTTACCCAAAAAAACAGGTCCGAAGAAGATTTGATGTTTCGCCGAAATTTAAAACCACTGCCTGCGGCTGTTAACGAGGTTAAAGCCTTAGAAAAAGTCACTAAAGGGATATTTTTGTATGATCAACAAGCCAATGAAACCCTGTTCAAAAAACACCTCCCTCATTATGGGCTTATCCATCTAGCCATGCATGGGATTCTCAACAAAAAAAATCCAATCGCTTCTTCTTTGGCTTTTACAGAGGATGGTGCCCAAACAGAAGACAATTTTTTGCATGCTTTTGAAATCAGCAATTTACCCCTAAATGCTCAATTGGTTGTCTTAAGTGCCTGTGAGACAGGTTTTGGAAAGTTTGAAAAAGGGGAAGGCATCATGTCTCTAGCCCGTTCGTTTATGCATGCGGGTGTCCCTAGCTTAGTCGTGAGTTTGTGGCAGGTCAACGACTATTCTACTTCCGAAATTATGCGCTTTTTTTATACGGAATTAAAAAAAGGAAAATCTAAAAGTGCTGCACTTCGATCGGCCAAGTTAACCTACCTTAAACAAAGAAATGGAATAGCCGCTCACCCTGCACTTTGGGCTCCATTCATACAATTGGGCAATCAAGAACCGCTGACTTTAAGTGCGTTTCAGTTGTTCTCTTTTGTCAACGGCCTTTTGCTCTTATTTTTTGGTATTATAATTGTTTTTTTAGCACGGCTCTTTCTCCGAAAGAAAGTTTAA
- a CDS encoding AraC family transcriptional regulator, which translates to MLLSDKLLKNRRLETLVENQTSFALQSAELHVFETHQEAEQVLLKFSQPILASMLEGKKVMHLNDMTAFDFLPGESLILPPNEMMCIDFPEAKMDRPTRCLAMAISEAKIMETVNFLNESRAKIDDEWKFTDYNFHFTNDIAIQQIVHRLLFLFTENHPSKDVFADFMLRELIIRILQTETKKIYTSKAMKLSSSHRLAFIIQYIRQNLEKNLTIKELSNKIYMSESNFHRVFKNELNISPIDFINNERIKLATSLLQDPKKKIKDVYMECGFNSLSYFIRVFKRKEQLSPKEYQLRANYKEGI; encoded by the coding sequence ATGCTGCTATCTGATAAATTGTTAAAAAATCGCCGTTTGGAAACACTAGTAGAAAACCAAACTTCTTTTGCATTGCAAAGTGCAGAACTGCATGTGTTTGAGACCCACCAAGAGGCGGAACAGGTGTTATTAAAGTTTAGCCAACCCATTTTGGCAAGTATGTTAGAGGGAAAGAAGGTGATGCACCTCAACGATATGACGGCCTTTGATTTTTTGCCTGGCGAATCGCTCATTTTACCACCCAATGAGATGATGTGCATTGATTTTCCAGAAGCTAAAATGGATCGTCCTACTCGTTGTTTGGCAATGGCAATCTCAGAAGCTAAAATAATGGAAACAGTCAACTTCTTGAATGAGAGTCGTGCAAAAATAGACGATGAATGGAAGTTTACAGACTATAATTTTCACTTTACCAACGATATTGCCATTCAGCAAATTGTTCATCGTTTGCTATTTCTGTTCACAGAAAATCATCCATCTAAGGATGTTTTTGCAGATTTTATGTTGAGAGAATTGATTATTCGAATTCTACAGACAGAAACTAAAAAGATCTACACCAGTAAGGCAATGAAATTGAGTAGCAGTCATCGACTGGCTTTTATCATTCAGTATATACGACAAAATTTAGAAAAAAATCTAACGATAAAAGAACTCAGCAATAAAATATACATGAGTGAGTCCAACTTTCATCGTGTTTTTAAGAACGAGCTCAATATCTCGCCCATTGATTTTATCAATAATGAACGCATAAAATTAGCAACCAGTCTATTGCAAGACCCTAAGAAAAAGATAAAAGATGTTTATATGGAGTGTGGGTTTAATAGTTTGAGTTACTTCATAAGAGTTTTTAAGCGAAAAGAGCAACTTTCGCCCAAAGAATACCAACTGCGAGCTAACTATAAAGAAGGGATATAA
- a CDS encoding OmpA family protein: MKQLFPLGYLLILMSLSSSCVSTKKFKQLEEGKQKLETTLLDTKQELSTAKRELNKLKDASSYTNEEQTEIIKSLKQQLAEDRAALDAAQAALVSYQTQLQQTKGQLKAEQQQHQKQLSPFLDVQKRLSYINSSLNAIQQDISINFASIPEIKMTQLLDKGELILTIDHSSLFASTNRLSSTGRNNLHKLAEILSRYPSVFIDIHGHMPTGGDLKENWKNSTRKTLSILYTLTQKTTLPNKIRVIGYGEGHPMVSEETPNAKHQNSRTEIILHYQNNQLLKLIPAK; this comes from the coding sequence ATGAAACAACTATTCCCATTGGGTTATTTACTAATCCTAATGTCCTTATCTTCTAGCTGCGTAAGTACTAAAAAATTTAAACAGTTAGAGGAAGGCAAGCAAAAATTAGAAACCACATTATTGGATACAAAGCAAGAACTGTCAACCGCCAAGCGTGAATTGAACAAATTAAAAGATGCTTCTTCTTATACCAATGAGGAACAAACAGAAATAATAAAAAGCCTCAAGCAGCAGTTGGCAGAAGACCGAGCGGCACTAGATGCAGCTCAGGCAGCACTCGTTAGCTATCAAACTCAATTGCAACAAACCAAAGGGCAATTAAAAGCAGAGCAACAACAACATCAAAAACAGTTATCTCCCTTTTTGGATGTGCAAAAAAGGCTCTCTTATATTAATAGTTCTTTGAATGCCATTCAGCAAGATATTTCAATCAATTTTGCAAGTATCCCTGAAATAAAAATGACACAGTTATTGGACAAGGGAGAATTAATTTTGACCATCGATCATAGCAGTCTTTTTGCTTCTACCAATCGTTTGTCTAGTACTGGTCGCAATAATTTACATAAATTAGCAGAAATCCTAAGTCGTTATCCCTCTGTTTTCATTGACATCCATGGGCATATGCCAACGGGTGGAGATCTCAAAGAAAACTGGAAAAATAGCACTCGAAAAACGCTTTCTATTTTGTATACGTTAACTCAAAAAACTACTCTTCCCAACAAAATCAGGGTAATTGGTTATGGAGAAGGTCATCCTATGGTGTCGGAAGAAACTCCAAACGCCAAGCACCAAAATAGCCGAACAGAAATAATTTTACACTATCAGAATAATCAACTTTTAAAGTTAATACCAGCTAAATAA
- a CDS encoding T9SS type A sorting domain-containing protein has translation MVYIKSLLFLLVPHFLFAQYTTISNGNWSDPNTWNIGTPPPTWGNYTVTINHAIVMDVSPQGAAWQLLVNSGASLQASSCQSLNAWGNAIWLNHGTISCYTMSTPGRVENYGVLEVDLVGSGYSNSVWINHYGGVWTSQEVRIVNHSVLKNYGEINILGNSTSCHSPSSPQFLFAADSLLNHGAITSGDLELSANTTYFYNADSASIASNGYLDITDGTTMLNRGSISAQGDIYISESSTATIVTNYGPISTNSDLFNYSGVEFYNYGCDCYVDEKGDVIINGSFTNHGLLENHGRVRSSGSIHNYGNIGTTDCGYIGSDGGSGALNNYNSATLFGPLVACVTLNAAPSSTVAPSVIFSCPPLASCFEQTVLLDLIRFDVTKRSAREVNLSWIVNQEEKGTQYFIERSTDGVSWSTLSSRQYKNKQQKYTYIDAAPLAPLSYYRLKTIHPDNISLYSEIKAIEVPYLNVSIYPNPSDSYLTLTSEEELPAPILYNSYGQQVDVPIKKETNNFYIDIRNLPSGLYLLKTIWSKDLIQKL, from the coding sequence ATGGTTTACATCAAATCCCTATTGTTTTTACTTGTCCCTCATTTTCTTTTCGCCCAATATACAACGATCAGCAATGGTAATTGGTCTGATCCTAATACATGGAATATAGGAACACCCCCACCCACATGGGGAAATTATACAGTAACCATTAATCACGCTATTGTTATGGATGTTTCCCCCCAAGGAGCAGCTTGGCAATTGTTGGTTAATTCTGGTGCTTCTCTTCAGGCTTCTAGCTGCCAAAGTTTGAATGCTTGGGGAAATGCCATCTGGCTTAACCATGGTACTATATCTTGTTATACCATGAGTACTCCTGGAAGAGTTGAAAACTATGGAGTCTTAGAGGTAGATTTGGTAGGATCTGGATATTCCAATTCCGTTTGGATTAATCATTATGGTGGCGTTTGGACTAGCCAAGAAGTAAGAATTGTTAACCATTCTGTGCTAAAAAACTATGGTGAAATCAATATTCTTGGGAACAGCACCAGTTGTCACAGCCCAAGCAGTCCTCAATTTTTGTTTGCAGCCGATAGTTTATTGAATCATGGAGCCATTACTTCGGGGGATTTAGAATTATCTGCCAATACGACCTATTTTTATAATGCAGATTCAGCGAGCATTGCAAGCAATGGTTATTTAGATATTACAGATGGTACGACTATGCTTAATCGTGGTAGCATATCTGCACAAGGAGATATTTATATCTCTGAATCTTCTACTGCAACAATAGTAACCAACTATGGTCCCATTTCTACCAATAGTGATTTATTCAACTATTCAGGCGTAGAATTTTATAATTATGGTTGTGACTGTTATGTGGATGAAAAGGGAGATGTAATTATTAATGGAAGCTTTACCAATCATGGGCTTTTAGAAAACCATGGGCGTGTTCGGTCTAGTGGCTCCATCCATAATTATGGCAATATAGGTACAACGGATTGTGGATATATAGGATCAGATGGAGGGTCTGGCGCACTTAATAATTACAATAGCGCTACACTTTTTGGTCCATTGGTTGCTTGTGTCACCCTTAATGCGGCTCCTAGCTCAACAGTAGCTCCCAGTGTCATTTTCTCCTGCCCTCCCTTGGCATCTTGTTTTGAACAAACTGTGTTATTGGATTTAATACGGTTTGATGTAACCAAACGCTCAGCCAGAGAAGTCAACCTATCGTGGATTGTAAACCAAGAAGAAAAGGGAACCCAATACTTTATTGAACGCTCAACGGATGGGGTTTCTTGGTCTACACTGAGTAGCAGGCAATATAAAAACAAGCAACAAAAATACACTTATATAGATGCTGCGCCACTTGCTCCTTTGTCTTATTATCGCTTAAAAACGATCCATCCTGACAATATTAGTTTATACAGTGAAATCAAAGCCATAGAAGTTCCCTATTTAAATGTATCAATTTATCCTAACCCTAGTGATTCATATCTTACATTAACATCTGAAGAAGAACTGCCTGCTCCTATTTTATATAATTCCTATGGTCAACAGGTTGATGTTCCCATCAAAAAAGAAACGAATAATTTTTACATAGATATACGTAATCTTCCTAGCGGTCTCTACCTCCTTAAAACAATATGGTCAAAAGATCTAATTCAAAAATTATAA
- a CDS encoding OmpA family protein, which yields MLKHLNYIFIIFLFGTLLSCVPNRRFQEEVTARNAAERQTREAIEEAKQANEQRELAESEIQKIEKELAELDKDYTLIKTRYEQQQKLNKDLQVLYDKLLEVNEKLTQEAAGKRRELTEEVSRKEDELRRKEDEIRRRERDMADLKQKMDQERAEIDRLQKDLENKNANINNLQGDKSELEKSLKERELKLKDLENRLKARETKVKDLESSLAAREQRVKELESAIAARDAKAKALKDKLSQALLGFEASDLSVEQRNGKVYVSLSQNLLFATGSSRLDSKGASAITKLAEVLNKNTEINVLVEGHTDSDGDEKMNWELSTKRSLSIVNQLIKNKVTPQRITAAGRGEHVPVASNDTDTGKAKNRRTDIILSPQLDEIMNLLEN from the coding sequence ATGCTAAAACATTTAAATTATATTTTCATTATTTTCCTTTTTGGCACTTTGCTTTCTTGTGTCCCGAATAGACGATTTCAGGAAGAAGTAACAGCGAGAAATGCCGCTGAAAGACAAACTAGAGAAGCAATAGAAGAAGCCAAACAAGCCAATGAACAAAGAGAATTGGCGGAGTCTGAAATCCAAAAAATTGAAAAGGAGCTGGCAGAGTTGGATAAGGACTATACGCTAATTAAAACCCGTTATGAACAACAACAAAAACTAAACAAAGACCTTCAAGTACTTTATGACAAATTACTTGAAGTGAATGAAAAGCTAACGCAAGAAGCTGCTGGTAAACGAAGAGAATTAACCGAAGAGGTTAGCCGTAAGGAAGATGAGTTGCGTCGCAAAGAAGACGAAATTCGTCGCCGTGAACGAGACATGGCTGATCTAAAACAAAAAATGGATCAGGAACGAGCAGAAATTGATCGCCTTCAAAAAGATTTGGAAAATAAAAATGCAAATATTAACAATCTTCAAGGGGACAAATCGGAATTAGAAAAAAGCCTCAAAGAGCGTGAGCTAAAATTAAAAGATTTAGAAAATCGCCTCAAAGCTCGTGAAACAAAAGTCAAAGACTTAGAAAGTAGCTTGGCTGCACGGGAACAACGAGTGAAAGAACTAGAAAGTGCGATTGCTGCACGGGATGCAAAAGCCAAAGCACTAAAAGATAAATTATCTCAGGCTTTATTGGGCTTTGAAGCCTCTGACTTAAGTGTTGAACAACGCAATGGAAAGGTTTATGTTTCTTTAAGCCAAAATTTGTTGTTTGCAACGGGAAGCTCTAGACTAGATAGCAAAGGAGCTAGTGCCATTACTAAATTGGCGGAGGTACTTAATAAAAATACGGAAATTAATGTCTTGGTAGAAGGGCATACGGATAGCGATGGAGATGAGAAGATGAACTGGGAATTAAGTACCAAACGTTCGTTATCTATTGTCAACCAATTGATAAAAAATAAGGTTACTCCGCAAAGAATTACGGCTGCTGGACGTGGTGAACATGTTCCTGTTGCTTCTAATGATACTGATACAGGCAAAGCAAAAAATCGCCGAACTGACATCATTTTGTCTCCTCAATTGGACGAAATTATGAACCTTTTGGAGAACTAA
- a CDS encoding aldehyde dehydrogenase family protein, with translation MNNIETSISFVVEKPVFKPHYDNFIGGKWVAPTNGQYFDNISPVDGKIFTQIARSNADDVNLAIDAAWTAAPEWNNSSATERSNILLKIADAMEANLETLARAETWDNGKALRETRAADIPLAIDHFRYFAGVIRAEEGSVSELDASTVSLNIPEPLGVVGQIIPWNFPILMAAWKVAPALAAGNCVVLKPAEQTPVSIMVWAEMVQDILPAGVLNIVNGFGLEAGKPLASSPRINKIAFTGETTTGQLIMQYASKNIIPVTLELGGKSPNIFFESIMDADDAFFDKCLEGAVMFALNQGEVCTCPSRILVQESIYDAFIERVVERTNAIQLGHPLDPNTMMGAQASNDQYEKILNYIKIGKEEGCEVLTGGATAYNKGLEGGYYIQPTILKGNNKMRVFQEEIFGPVVCVTTFKNEAEAIEIANDTPYGLGAGVWTRDMHQAYQISRAVEAGRVWVNCYHAYPAHAPFGGYKKSGIGRETHKMMLNHYRQTKNMLISYDKNALGFF, from the coding sequence ATGAACAATATTGAAACATCCATCAGTTTTGTCGTTGAAAAACCCGTTTTTAAGCCTCATTACGATAATTTCATTGGTGGCAAATGGGTTGCTCCTACCAATGGGCAATACTTTGATAATATATCTCCCGTAGATGGGAAAATTTTTACACAAATCGCTCGTTCTAACGCTGATGATGTCAACTTGGCAATTGATGCAGCTTGGACGGCAGCTCCAGAATGGAACAATTCTTCTGCTACTGAACGTAGCAATATATTGCTCAAGATTGCAGATGCAATGGAAGCCAACCTAGAGACTTTGGCACGTGCCGAAACATGGGACAATGGAAAAGCACTTCGTGAAACAAGAGCGGCAGATATTCCCTTGGCAATTGACCATTTTCGCTATTTCGCAGGCGTTATTCGTGCCGAAGAGGGTTCCGTTAGCGAGTTAGACGCTTCTACGGTCTCTCTAAATATACCTGAGCCATTGGGAGTCGTTGGGCAAATTATTCCTTGGAATTTTCCCATTTTAATGGCGGCATGGAAAGTTGCACCAGCATTAGCAGCAGGCAATTGCGTTGTACTAAAACCTGCTGAGCAAACACCTGTAAGTATAATGGTTTGGGCAGAAATGGTGCAAGATATTTTACCCGCTGGTGTCTTAAATATTGTTAATGGCTTTGGTTTAGAAGCTGGCAAACCATTGGCTTCTAGCCCTCGAATCAACAAAATTGCTTTCACAGGCGAAACGACAACAGGGCAATTGATTATGCAATATGCCTCTAAAAATATCATTCCTGTAACATTAGAATTAGGAGGAAAATCTCCCAATATCTTCTTTGAAAGTATTATGGATGCTGATGATGCGTTTTTCGATAAATGCTTAGAAGGTGCTGTAATGTTTGCCCTCAACCAAGGAGAAGTTTGCACCTGCCCTTCTCGTATTCTTGTGCAAGAAAGTATTTATGATGCTTTTATAGAACGAGTAGTCGAAAGAACCAACGCCATTCAGTTGGGGCATCCACTTGACCCAAATACGATGATGGGCGCTCAAGCTTCTAATGACCAATACGAGAAAATTTTAAATTACATCAAAATAGGAAAAGAAGAAGGCTGCGAAGTCCTGACAGGAGGTGCAACAGCCTACAACAAAGGGCTAGAAGGTGGTTATTATATCCAACCAACGATTTTGAAAGGCAATAATAAAATGCGTGTTTTCCAAGAAGAAATTTTTGGTCCTGTAGTTTGTGTTACTACGTTCAAAAACGAAGCCGAAGCCATTGAAATTGCCAACGATACCCCTTATGGTTTAGGAGCTGGCGTTTGGACAAGAGATATGCACCAAGCTTACCAAATTTCAAGAGCGGTAGAAGCAGGTCGTGTTTGGGTCAACTGTTACCATGCTTATCCTGCCCATGCACCATTTGGCGGGTACAAAAAATCTGGTATTGGCCGTGAAACGCACAAAATGATGCTGAATCATTATCGTCAAACCAAAAACATGCTGATTTCTTACGATAAGAATGCATTAGGGTTTTTCTAA
- a CDS encoding DUF779 domain-containing protein, with translation MIPRVLITPEAKSVIDQLRLEHGELIFHQSAGCCDGSAPMCFPKGELMLNETDIWLGDIHNCGFFMSQDQFEYWKYTQLTIDVTQGRGSSFSLEIPMGIRFITKSRLFSTDEISQLSPIRNAE, from the coding sequence ATGATTCCTAGAGTTTTGATTACCCCAGAAGCCAAATCCGTAATTGATCAGTTGCGATTAGAACATGGTGAATTAATCTTCCATCAAAGTGCTGGTTGTTGTGATGGCTCTGCTCCAATGTGTTTTCCTAAAGGAGAATTGATGCTTAACGAAACAGACATTTGGCTAGGTGACATTCATAATTGTGGCTTTTTTATGTCACAAGATCAGTTTGAATACTGGAAATATACACAATTAACCATAGACGTTACACAAGGACGAGGTTCTAGTTTTTCCTTAGAAATTCCTATGGGAATTCGTTTTATTACAAAGTCTCGCCTATTCTCTACAGATGAAATCTCTCAATTATCTCCCATCCGAAACGCAGAATAA
- a CDS encoding ABC transporter substrate-binding protein: MKSVRDQMQALIQLPEHPKRIVSLVPSQTELLYYWGLGDRVVGITKFCIHPKEWYKTKTRVGGTKKINFDVIEALEPDLIIGNKEENEQKDIEFLKKRYPVWMSDMQRLDEVWDMMHSLGTVLNVEEQSKRLVQQLKTDFEDLRTTTKGRQWRVAYFIWKDPFMVAASNTFIDTVLQQAGFENAFRDFERYPEVGIAEIQQQQPELIFLSSEPYPFRAKHIHLFQQICPTARIEIVDGELFSWYGARLLHTVDYIKELQEKLEQGVKDN, translated from the coding sequence ATGAAATCAGTAAGGGATCAAATGCAAGCACTTATTCAGCTTCCTGAGCATCCAAAACGAATCGTATCTTTAGTACCTTCCCAAACAGAGCTGCTGTATTATTGGGGCTTAGGGGATAGGGTGGTAGGGATTACCAAATTTTGCATACATCCTAAGGAGTGGTATAAAACAAAGACAAGGGTAGGGGGAACCAAAAAAATCAATTTTGATGTAATAGAGGCTTTAGAACCTGATTTAATTATTGGAAATAAAGAAGAAAATGAGCAAAAAGATATAGAATTTTTAAAAAAAAGATACCCTGTCTGGATGAGTGATATGCAACGGCTAGACGAGGTCTGGGATATGATGCATTCATTGGGAACAGTGCTAAATGTAGAAGAACAGAGTAAGCGTTTGGTGCAACAGCTCAAAACAGATTTTGAGGACTTAAGAACGACTACAAAAGGCCGTCAATGGCGGGTGGCTTATTTTATTTGGAAAGACCCATTTATGGTTGCAGCTTCCAATACGTTTATTGATACGGTACTTCAACAAGCTGGCTTTGAAAATGCATTTAGGGATTTTGAGCGTTATCCTGAAGTTGGAATAGCTGAAATCCAACAACAACAGCCTGAATTGATATTTTTATCCTCAGAGCCTTATCCATTTAGAGCAAAACATATACATCTATTTCAGCAGATTTGCCCAACTGCAAGGATTGAAATTGTGGATGGAGAGCTCTTTTCTTGGTATGGGGCTAGACTATTGCATACGGTGGATTATATAAAAGAATTGCAAGAAAAGTTAGAACAAGGGGTTAAGGATAACTAA